DNA from Nocardioides seonyuensis:
GGCCGAACAGCCGCTACCGGCACACCCCTCTGGCCACCGGTGTCGGAGCCGACGGCACTCCGGTGCGATACCTGCGGCGCCGTTTCCTCCCCGACCCCGACGCCCTGGTCCAGGTGGGTGAGCACAAGGTGGAGCCGGGGGACCGGCTCGACCTGGTGGCGGCCGCGGCGTTCTCCGATCCCGAGCTGTCCTGGCGCATCTGTGACGCGAACCTGTGCCTGGACCCCGACGAGCTCGTCAGCCGACCGGGCCGGCGGCTGCGGATCACCCTGCCCGCGGGGCTGCCGGGAGGTGGCGCATGATCGAGTCCGCAGACCTCACCCTGCTGATCGGTCCGGGAGTCCCCGTGCCGGCCCTCCGCAGCGTCATGGACGCGGTGGTGTCGGTCCGGGTCAACGTCGGCGCGGCCCAGACCGGGTTCCAGATCGTGATGGAGGCCGACCGCACCTCCGACATCACCCGCGTCCTGCTTCCGGCCGGCTACCTCGACCCGATCACCACGCGCGTGATCATCCTCGTGACCATCCGTGGGGTTCCCCACGTGCTCGCGGACGGCGTCGTCACGCACCACGAGGTGACGCCCTCCAGCACTCCGGGCGGCTCCACGCTCAGCATCATCGGCGAGGACCTGTCGGTGCTCATGGACCTGGTCGAGATGCCCTTCATGCGCTACCCCGCCATGCCGGAGGTCGCCCAGCTCTACGCGATCCTGGCGAAGTACGCCGTGCTCGGCATCGCCCCCGTGGTGGTTCCGCCGATCGTCAGCGCCCTGCGCAACCCCCTCGACGGCTGTGACACCCACACCGGCACCGACCTCGACTACGTACGACAGCACGCAGACCGGTGCGGCTACGTGTTCTACGTGGAGCCCGGGCCGCTGCCGGGCACCAACGTCGCCTACTTCGGACCCGACGTCCGGGTGCCCGTCCCACAGCCCGCGCTCAGTGTCGACCTTGACGAGGCCACGAACGTCGAGTCGCTCTCCGTCTCCCTCGACGGCAAGGCGAAGAAGGTCACCGTCTACACGATCTTCGACCCCGTGACCCGCAAGGTCCCCGTGCCCATCCCGGTGCCCAACGTCAGTGCGGTCCGTCCCCCGCTGGGCCTGCGGCCCACCCCGCCGGCGCGGGTGGAGTTCGCCGAAGGCGGCCAGCTCGAGCCGGCCGAGGCCGCCAAGCGGATCCTGGGTGACCTGCTCCGCTCCTCCGACGCGATCACCGTCAGCGGCAGCCTCGACGTGGCGACGTACGGCAGGCCGCTGCGTGCGCGGCAGCTGGTCGGCGTGCGCGGGGTCGGCCTCGCCTACGACGGCCTCTACTACGTCAACACCGTCACCCACGAGCTCTCCCCGAGCTCCTACAAGCAGTCCTTCACGCTCTCGCGCGACGGACTGGTCTCCCCGACCCCCGTGGTCCCCGTCCGCTGAGGAGCGCCCGATGCCAGCCCAGACGACCAACCCCTCGGCCACGCGAGCCGGGACGAAGACATGGTTCGGCAAGTACCGCGGGACCGTGGTCAACAACGTCGACCCCAAGTTCATGGGACGCCTGCTCCTCACGGTCCCGGACGTGCTCGGCCTGGTGCCGTCGAGCTGGGCCGAGGCCTGTGTCCCGCTCGCGGGCCCGACAGGCACCTCGATGGGGTCCTGGTTCGTGCCGCCGATCGGTGCCGGGGTGTGGGTCGAGTTCGAGGCGGGGGACCCGTCGCGACCGATCTGGAGCGGCTGCCGGTGGGGGGCGCCGTCCGATCCGCCGACCCTGGCCAAGGCCGGACTGCCGGTCTCGCCGAGCATCGTCCTGCAGACCGCGGGTCAGCAGACCCTCGCGATCTCCGACCTTCCGGGACCGACCGGCGGGATCATGCTCAAGAGCGCGACCGGGGCGACGCTGATCGTGAACGACACCGGGATCTACATCCAGAACGGCAAGGGCGCCTCGCTGGTCATGACCGGCCCCACCGTCACCATCAACAACGGCGCGCTGACGGTGATTTGACGTGCCCGGGCCGATCCTCCACAGCGGTGCGGTGGTCACCTGCTCGCACGGCGGGCAGGCCACGCCCTCGATGCCGATGGCACGGGTCCTGGTCTCGGGGATGCCCGTGGCCACCGTGCCCGGTCCGTGGCTCGTCGCGGGCTGTGCGTTCGTGCCCCCAGGCGGCAACGGGCCGTGCGTGACCGGGCAGTGGACCGTCGGCGCGACGCGCGTGATGGTGCTCGGCCAACCCGTGGTCCTGCAGTCCGGGACCTCCACGTGCGTGCCCACGGGGACGCCCCTGCTTCCGGTGTCTGCCCAGACCCGGGTCATCGCGAGCTAGGAGGGACCATGCACCTGCGGCACCCCTACGGGTTCGACGGTCGGCGTCGTACGGCGAACGCCGGCGACGCGGTGTGGCTGCGAGGGCTGATCGAGCAGGTGCTGATGACCCGACCCGGTGAGCGGATCAACCGGCCGACGTTCGGCGCCGGCCTTGCACAGCTGCCCTTCGACGGGTTGTCCGACGAGCTGTCCGCCACGACCGAGTTCCTCGTGCGGTCAGGGCTGCAGCAGTGGCTCGGCGACCTCATCCAGGTCGAGCAGGTCACCGTCACCGCGCACGACTCCACCCTGCGGATCCACGTGACCTTCGTGGAGAACCGGACGGGCGAGTCGCACACCGAGACCTTCGAGCGGCGGGGAGCAGGCTGATGGACCCGCTCCTGTTCAGGTGTGCCGACGCCGACGCCCGCCGGGTCGCAGTCGCCGCCAGCCCCCAGCTCAACGCCGTGGACTGGCTGGAGGTGGCCGACCTGCAGCCGGCCGAGCTGCCCGCCGACGAACAGGCTGCCTACGCAGCGTCGCCGCCCGGTCCCGGACGAGACCGGATGCTCTGGCAGCGCAAGCTGGTGGTCCACTTCGTCAACCCGTTGACAGCCACCCACCAGCTGGCGCTGAGCCCCACCGGGATCCTGGTCAGTGGTGGCGAGCGCATCCCCGCGCCGACGGTGGCGGTGATGTCCACCGGCTCCGAGTCCGTCACCTTGCGGACCTCGTGGGCCGGAGACACCTCCCCCTACCGGCTCGACCTGGTCCGTTCGGCCGTCGACGAGCGACCTCCCGCAGGTTTCGACCCGCTCCTGCACGGGATCGACTTCTCCTTCAAGGTCGACTGCCCCAGCGACCTCGACTGCCGACGGGGCCACGTCTGTCTGCCGCACCCGCGCACGGACCCCGGAATCGACCGCCTGGCCAAGGACTACGCGACGTTCCGACGACTCATCCTCGACCGTGTCTCCCTGCTCAACCCGGAGTGGGGAGACCGGACCCCGGCGGACCTCGGGGTCACCCTGGTCGAGCTCTTCGCCCACATCGGCGACCGGCTCAGCTACCAGCAGGACGCGATCGCGACCGAGGCCTACCTGTCGACTGCCCGGCTCCGGCGATCGGTACGCCGGCACGCCCGGCTGGTGGACTACGCCATGCACGACGGGTGCAACGCCCGGACCTGGGTCCAGGTGCGCGTCTCCGCAGACGTGGCGCTGGCACCCGGCGTGCTCACCTTCCTGACCCGGGTGCCGGACCTCCCCGACCGCGTCGTCCCTGGCTCGCGCGAGGAGGCGGTGGCGAGCTCCTCCGCAGCGCAGTGGTTCGAGCCGATGGTCGCGAGCCTGGAGCGCACCGTGGCACCTTCGCCCCTCCGGTTCTTCGCCGCCCACAACGCGATCGGCCTGCACGACTGGGGGCTCCCCGACTTCGCCCTCGCACCAGGAACGTGCCAGGCGGCACTGGCCGGGCACTTCCCGGACCTGGCTGTCGGCGACGTGGTGGTCCTGGCGCAGACCCGTAGCCCGGTGACCGGTCTCGAGGCCGACGCCGATCCCACGGTGCGACACCCGGTACGCCTGGTCACGGTCGAGGCATTCGACGGCGGCGCCCGGCTGACCGACCCGCTCACCGGCGACGACGTGACGCGGGTGGCCTGGGCGGCCGAGGATGCGCTGCCTTTCGGCCTGTGCGTCACCTCCTCCGGCGACCTCGCCGCGGGACTGCCGGCAGTCGCCGGGGGAGCCGAGGCCTGGGGCAACACCGTGCTCGCGGATCACGGCCGCACCCTCGCCTCGCCCCTGGGGCAGGCCACGGGCGGCAGGTTCTTGCCCGAGCTGGACGAGGGCCCCCTGAGCCAGGCAGCCACCGTCCCGGTGCGCCACGCCGACGGCGACCGTGAGTGGATGCGCTTCGACCCGGCGTCACCGGCTGCCGAAGTCCTGCGCACCGATCCCGCGTCTGCCCGGCCGGAGCTGTGGCCGCACAGCACGCTCGACGCCGACACGACCGACTGGACGGCCGTGCCGGACCTGCTGGACTCCGGACCGGAGGACCCGCACGTCGTGGCCGAGGTCGAGGCCGACGGGTCCTGCCGGCTGCGCTTCGGCGCCCACGGTCACGGGCGCCCGCCGCGGACGGCTGAGGTCTTCACGGCGTCGTACCGGGTCGGCAACGGTGAGGCAGGGAACGTCGGCACGGACGCGATCGCCCACGTGATCAGCTCCGACGGCCGCGTGCTGTCGGCGCGCAACCCGCTCCCGGCACGCGGCGGCACCCCTCCCGAGACGATCGCCCAGGTCCGGCGCCGTGCGCCGGAGGCGTTCCGCACCCAACGACGGGCCGTGACGCCGGCCGACTACGAGCGGGTCGCGGTCGAGATGCCAGGGGTGCAGCGCGCCGCCGCCGAGCTGCGTTGGACCGGCAGCTGGCACACCGTCTTCCTGATCGTCGACCCGGCAGGCGACGGTGTGGTCGACCGAACCTTCGAGGAGAGGCTGCGCGAGCACGTCGAGCCGTTCCGCACCGTCGGGCACGACCTCGAGGTCGACGGGCCGAGGTTCGTGGCGATCGAGCTGGAGCTCGAGGTGTGTGTGGAGCCTGAGCACTTCCGGGCCGAGGTGCGTCGTCGGCTGGAGAGCCGACTCTCTGCGGCAGAGGCCCCGGACGGCAGCCGTGGGCTCTTCCACCCGGCCTCCTTCACGTTCGGCCAGGCCGTGCACCTCTCGCCGATCCTGGCCGCTGCGAGTGCCGTGCCGGGCGTGGAGTCGGTGCACGCCACGGTCTTCGGACGGCTCGGCTCGCCCTCGCCGCTGGGACTGCAGGACGGCCGGCTACCGATGGGTCGGCTCGAGGTGGCCCGACTGGAGAGCGACCCGGACTTCCCCGAGCACGGGGTGCTCCGGCTGGTCCTGCACGGCGGCAAGTGAGGTCGACATGACAGGGAGAGGAGCGGGGTGAGTGTGAACGGATGCGATGGTGACTGCGGCGACTGCACGGAGGCGTGCGGTTGCGGGGCAGGAGCGCCCGCGACGCCGGAGCGGGTCCTGAACGCGCCCGGGCTGACCGCTGTCGACTACAGGGTCGCCCGGCACGGCTCCGCGAAGGCGGCGATCCTGCGCGGGATGTCCGACCACGAGCTACCGGCGCTCGCAGGTCTGGGGGCCCGCGACGACGCCGACCTGACGGTCGCCCTGGCCGACGGCTTCGCAGCGATGGTCGACGTGATCACGTTCTACACCGAGCGCTACGTCCAGGAGCACTACCTCCGCACCGCGACCGAGCGGCTGTCAGTGGTCGAGCTCTCCCGGCTCATCGGCTACCGCCCCGGCCCCGGCGTCGCCGCGGACGCGTGGCTCGCGTTCACCGTCGACGAGCCGGTCACCGTTCCGCACGTCCCGCTGGAACCGGTCCGGGTGCCTGTCGGGACGCAGGTGCAGAGCGTGCCCGGGCAGGAGGAGGCCCCGGTGACCTTCGAGACAGTCACCGAGATCATCGCCACCGCCGGTGGCAACGCCCTGGCCCCGGTCAGCACCAGCTGGCCGACGTCGTTGTCGGGACGCACCTCCGTCCACCTGGCCGGTGTCGGACACCGGGTGCAGCGCGGCGACGTGCTCCTCGTCGTCGGCCCGCAGCGGATCGCCTCCAGCACGAGCTCGGAGTGGGCGGCGCCCACCGTGGCGGAGGTGTCCGAGGACCCGGTGGCGGGTCGTACGCGGGTGGACCTGTCATCCGCTCTCCCTGCTCTGCCCGTCGCCGGGACCGAGCTGCACGTCCTCCGCCTCCGCGCGCCCCTCTTCGGTCACAACGCCCCGGACCCCCGGCTGCTCGCCATCCCTTCGGACGTGCGCGATGCGCTCTACGACAGCACGACGGGGGAGTGGAAGAGCTTCGAGCTCAGCCTGACCGACCTCGACCTGGACCAGCCCTACCCCCAGGTCGTGAAGGGCGGCTGGGCGCTCCTCGTCCAGGGCGCCCTCCAGCACCTGGCCAAGATCGACGGCGTCACCCACCCGTCCCTGAGCGCCTTCGGCGTGAGCGGCAAGGTCACTCGCCTCTCCCTCGACCTCGACCTCCCAGCTGGCCACAAGTTCACCAGGCGCGATGGGGTCGTGCTGACCCAGAGCGACCGCGTCTTCCTCACCTCCGACCCGACGACCACCGCGCTGTCCGGTTCCGAGCTGCAGCTCGTCGGTGAGGTGCCGCTCAGCGCGGGGCAGCCCCTGGCCGTCCGCGGCCAGCTCCACGGTGCCCTCCCCGGGACCCCCGAGCACTCGGAGGTGGTGCTGGTCGACGACTCACCGGACGCGGTGCAGCTGTCGGCCGCACCCGACGGGCTGCCCGTGACGACGGTGCGGCTCGCCGAGCCGCTCCTCCGTCACTACGACAGGGCCCGCACACGGGTCAACGCGAACGTCGCCCCGGCCACCGAGGGAGCCAGCGTCGGGCAGGTCCTGGGAAGCGGCGACGCCCGGGTGCCCGGCCAGTCTTTCGCACTCCAGCACAAGCCGCTGACGTGGCTCGCCACCGACGCCGGCCTCGAGGCTGCCCTGGAGGTGCGCGTCGACGACGTGCTCTGGGCTCGCCGGGACACGCTGTTCGGAGCCGCGCCGGGTGATCGCGTCCACGTGCTGGAGACCGCCGACGACGGCACCACCGTGGTCAGGTTCGGCGACGGAGCGGAGGGAGCCCGGCTGCCGACCGGTCAGGCAAACGTGCGTGTGCGGCACCGCACCGGCCTGGGGGCTGGCGGCAACGTGCGCACCGGTCAGCTCACCACCCTGCTGTCGAGGCCACTGGGGATCGCGGCGGTCGACAACCCGACGCCCGGCACTGGGGGAGAGGACCCCGAGCCCCGCGACGACGCGCGGCGCAACGCTCCCGCGACCGTGCGCACCCTCGACCGTGTCGTGTCGTTGCTCGACGCCGAGGACTTCGCACGCGCCCAGCCGGGCGTGGCCAAGGTGTCCGCCGGGTGGGTGCCGCACGGCCCGGCCCGTGGGCTCGTGCTGACGCTGGCCGGCCCCGGCGGAGCCGTGGTCGACCCGTCGGTGCCGACCCACGGCCGGGTGCTGAAGGCGCTGCGCGACCACGGGGACGAGCGACTTGTCGTGCACCTGCTCAGCCATCGGCCGGTGCCCCTGGAGGTCCGGCTCAAGGTCCTGCCGGAGCCGGGCAGGCTGGCTGACCTGGTCCTGGCGGACGTACGACGCCTGCTGCTGGCCGAGTTCGCCTTCGACACGCGCGAGCTCGGGCAACCCACCAGCCTGGGTGAGGTGGTCGAGGCGGTGCACCGGGCAGCCGGCGTCGTCGCCGTCGACATCGACGTGCTGCGCCGACCTGATGCCCCCGGCTCGACCACCGTCCAACCGCGCGTGCCGGCACATCGCGGTGGGCTCGACACCGCAGGAAACGGTGTGCTCGGGGCAGAGCTCCTGCTCCTCTCCGACGCCGGCCTCACCGTGGAGGTGATGGCGTGACGACCACCGGTGAGTCCCTGCTCGCTCTCCTGCCGGCCATCCACCGGATCCGTGACGAGGAGCTGGCCAGTCGCCTGCCCGAGCAGCTCACCCCGGGCGAGCAGACCGAGCTGCTGGCGCTGGAGGCGCTCGGCGGTGCTGCCGACGAGAAGGACAGCCTGCGCCGCGAGGTGCTGCGGGCCAAGCTGCGTCGTGGACCGCTGGGTGCCTTCCTCTCCCTCGTCGGCGAGCAGGTCGCGGTCCTCGAGGAGAGCTTGGAGCAGCTCTACGAGGACCTGTTCCTGGAGACCGCGGCACCGTGGGTGCTGCCGTACCTGGGAGACCTCATCGGCTACCGGCTGCTGCACCCGGCGGAGTCCGGCGAAGGGGTGGCCTGGGACCGGCGCGCCGAGATCGGCCACACCATCGCCTTCCGGCGACGCAAGGGCACCGCCTCGATGCTGGAACAGCTCGCCCGCGACGTCACCGGTCATCCCGGGGCAGCCGTGGCGGAGCTGTTCACCAGGCTGGTCACCACGCAGTCGCTCAACCACGTACGACCCTCCGCGGCGATCACCCCCGACCTGCGCCGCGGTTCCGCAGTCGACCGGGTCGGCACGGCCTTCGAGGCGTCACCGCGCACCCTGGACGTCCGCGCGGTCGAGTCCGGAGCCGCCCGTCCCGCGATCTCCAACATCGCTGCCTTCGTGTGGCGACTGCACGCGCTTCGCCTCGAGCGGACCCCCGCAGTCCGTGACTCGGGCTCGACCACCCGGCTGCGCTTCCACCCCCTCGGCATCGACTGCCAGCTCGTCCAGCGACCCGAGCGGGAGGAGGAGATCAGCCACCTGGCCGGGCCTCGCAACGTTCCCGGGCCGATCACGCGGCGTCGGCTCCTCGACGACCTGCCCCACCTCTACGGTCCCGAGCGCAGCCTGGCGGTGTGGCTCGACGGGGTGCTCGTGCCGGTCGGCGACGTGGTGGCCCTCAACCTGGCGACCTCGGGGAGCGGCTGGATGCGCACCCCGCCTGCAGGCAAGGTCGGCATCGACCCGGAGCTGGGCCGACTCGTCGTACCGGCCGCTGTCCCGGTGACCGTGATGTTCCACCGCGCGGGGGTCAACGGCGCCTTCGGCGGGGAGTACGCCCGCGCGCACACGTTCCCCGAGTCGGGTTCCACGCGGTTGCGAGTGCCGCAGGACCACACCACCGTCCAGGCCGCTCTCGCCGCCCTCGGCGGATCGGGGACCGTCGAGATCACCGACTCCGGGCGTTACGAGGGGAGCCTCACCGTCTCCGCGGCCGCTGGATCCCGGGTCTCGCTCCGGGCAGCCGACGGACGCCGCCCCACCTTGGTCCTCACGGGGCCGATGACGGTGCAGGGCGGAGCAGGTGCCGAGGTGGAGCTCAACGGGCTCCAGGTCGTCGGCCACCCGGTCGTGGTGCCGGCCACCGCCTCCCTGGCGCGTCTCTCCGTGCGTCACTGCACCCTGGTCCCCGGCGGTCCGCTCACGCCGGAAGGTGCACCCACGAAGCCGGGAGGGCTCGGGGTGGACGTGCAGCGCGACGCCACCCGGCTCGTGGTCGAGCGCAGCATCACCGGGGCCATCAAGGCCATGGAGCGCACCCGCGTCGACGTGCTCGACTCCGTCGTCGACGCGGGCGACATCACGCGCCTCGCGATCGGGCCCTGCGGCGCGCTCTCGGTGCGGTCGAGCACCGTCGTCGGCCGCACCACCCCCCAACAGCTCGAGGTGTCGGACTCCCTGCTCCTGGGCCAGGTGTCGGTGGCCGACCGTCAGTCCGGTTGCGCGAGGTTCAGCTACCTGCCTCCCGGCTCTCGGAGCCCGCGGCGCTACCGGTGCGCGCCGGTGGAGCCCGGCGACGTCCCGCAGTTCACCTCGCTCTCCTTCGCCGCGCCCGGCTACGCCCGGCTCGCCGACAGCGTCGCCGACGCCATCCGGCGGGGCTCGGAGGACGAGTCCGAGATGGGCGTGCACCGGCGGCTGCAGGAGCCGCAGCGGGAGGCCGACCTGCGCACCCGGTTCGACGAGTACCTCCGACTCGGCCTGCGTGCCGGAGTCGTCCACGAGTCCTAGTACAAGGAGCTGACCATGAACGGTGACTACTCCCGCTGGAGCCACGACGCCCGCAAGGACGACGCCGCCGTGCTGCTGCAACAGGGCAGGCTCCTCACCGACGACGACTGGAACACCGCCGCGGCGGTCGCGAAGCGGCGGACCCAGGTGGGCACGCTCGACGTCGTCGGGCGTTCAGGTGTGCCCTCGGAGACACCCGATGGCTTCAAGGTGACCCTCGCCGGGACGAGCCTGACCATCGGGCCGGGGCGGGCGTACGTCGACGGGATCCTGGCCGAGAACCACGGCGGTACGCCGCAGTCCTGGCAGCACCCCTTGGCCGAGCTCGCCGGCACCGGGTCGGTGGCCTACTCCTCGCAGCCGCACCTGCCGCAACCTCCGCCACTGCCCACGGCCGGTCGCTACCTCGTCTACCTCAAGGTGTGGCGCCGGGAGGTGACGTCGGTGGACGACCCCTCACTGGTCGAGCCGGCGCTCGGCGTGGACACCACTACCCGGCACCGGACGGTCTGGCAGGTCAAGACCGTGCCGGTGCCGACCGGCTACGTGCCGGGCGCACCCTTCCTGACCCAGCCGTGGTTCACCAGCGTGGAGGCACCCGCGACCTCCCGCCTCACCGTGGGCACCGCGACCGCGGACACCGACCCCGATCCGTGCCTGATCGCCCCCACGGGCGGTTACACCGGTGTCGAGAACCAGCTCTACCGGGTGCAGGTGCACCGCCCCGGGCCGGCGGGCACCGCGACGTTCACCTGGTCGCGCGACAACGCCACGGTGGCGGCGCGCGTCGTGTCGGTGGGTGGCGCACTGGATCGGGTCGTGGTCGACCGGCTCGGGCACGACCGGGTGCTCTCCTTCCACGAGGGGGAGTGGGTCGAGCTGTTGGACGAGGCTCGGGAGCTGGCGGGCACCCCCGGCGTCCTTCGCCGGATCAAGACCCCGGGCGGCATCGACACCGACACCGGGACGATCGTGTTCGAGTCCCCGTTGGTCGCGACCGACTTCGCCCTGGACTCCCAGGGCAGGCCGGTGGCTGGGAGCAACCTGCGGGTACGACGCTGGGACCAGGGCGGCACCCTCCTCGACGAGGGTGGCAACGCAGTGGTCGACCCTGCGCTGGCCACCGGCTCGATCACCATCCCCGGACCAGGCACCAAGCTGGTCCTCGAGCACGGCATCACCGTCGGCTTCAGCTCCGACGCCGTCGGCGGTGTCTTCCGGACTGGCGACCACTGGCTGGTCCCGGCGCGGACTGCAGACCCCACCGGCCACGTCGCCACCGCCCAGCCTGCCCTGGGGGTGCACGCCCACTACGCAGGGCTCGCGGTCGTCGACGGCGGCACCGTGGTCGACGTACGGCCGGTGTTCCCACCACTGAGCGGGATGGAGAGCCTGTTCTACGTCGCGGGCGACGGGCAGGAGGTCACTCCCGACACGCTCGCGCCGGCACCGGTCCCGCTGCCGGTCGCGCCCCGGGTGGGCGTCTCCCGCGGACCGATCCCGGTCTCCGGTCGGTCAGTCCGCTTCACCCTCGTGGGGTCAGGGTCCGGAACCGTGAACGGGGGGAGCGGGCCGGTCACGGTCGCGACGACGGCCGATGGCACGGCGGCGGTCCAGTGGGCGGTCGACCCCTTCGTGCTGCAGACCCTGGAGGCGCGCCTGCTGGACTGGGGCGGCAACGCTGTCGGCCTGCCGGTCCGGTTCAGCGCGCGCACCCGGCTCGCGTCGAAGGTGGCCTACCAGCCGGGCGCGTGCAGTGACCTGTCCGGCGTGGCGACGGTGCAGGAGGCGCTCGACACGCTCTGCCTGCGCGGAGGTGGGTCGGAGACGGCCGAGTGCTGCGCCACCGTGGGTGAGGGGGGCGACTACGCCACGCTCGAGGAGGCGTTGCGCGACCTTGCGGAGCGACGCGAGGGGATCGCCTGCGTGTGCCTCCTGCCGGGGGAGCACCGGTGGGACGGCTCCGAGATCGACTACCTGCGGCGCCTGGACGTGCACGGGTGTGGTGCCACGCTCCACCTGGCGACCCCGTTGCGACTTCACAAGCTCGAGGTGCTCGAGCTGAGCGACCTCGACCTGGTGGGGGCCGAGGACCTGTCGGACGGGTTGGTGCTCGTGGCCGGCTGCATCCAGGTGACGTTCCACGGGCTGCGGGTGCGCACCGACAGCCCGGAGCTGCCTGTCCTCGTGCACCTCTTCGAGTGCGGCCCGACGCGAATCCGCGACTGCGCGATGCGGGCCTCGCACGTCAAGGGGGAGGAGGACTCCGACCCCTTCACCGGCCCGGTCAAGGCGCTGCTCGAGGCGGCTCGGACGGGCAGTCGGGAGGAGCTCGACCGGCTGGTGGCGAGCAACCGACGCGCGGCTGTCAGTCGGCGTGAGCACGCCGCCGACCAGCTCGTCGCGTTCGACTGGCTGTCGACCTCGCACCGTCCGTCCGCGGAGACGCTGCACCGGATCGCCCGACTCATCCGCGACGGTGCCTCCGCCGAGGAGTTCGAGGAGGTCCTTCCCGAGATCCGCGAGATGGCTGCGGGCGTCGATGCCGTCTCGGGGATCGCGCGCGCGGCGATCGCGCTCGAGCGCATGAGGGGAGCGGTGTGGGTGGTCAGCAACGACCTGGCCGGCGGGATCAGCACCAACGGTGTGGCGTCCCCCGATCGCATCGAGGAGCTGGAGGAGAGGCTGGAGGAGCTGGTCGAGAAGGCGGAGGACCCGCCCTCCGTGGAGACTGGGCCCGCCCGGCTGGACCTGCACCAGAACCGGTTCGCGTGGCTGCTCGACGCAGGGAGCCGGGACGACGGGGACAGGTTCGCCTGGGCGAGCGCCAGGATCGGGGAGAACGTGGTCGACTCCGGACCGGTCGAGCTGGTCGCCGGTCGCGTCAGCGTGTCGGGCAACGACCTCAGCGGCCGGGGCAAGCTCGTCGGCATCCTCCATGCCAACCAGGCGACAGCGACGGCGAACACCGCGTCCGTCACTGGAGGCGCGCTGATCCTGTCGTCACAGCTCCGCGACGCGGCCGCCAACCTGGGGCTCCACGTGCGCCCCTGACGACCCGGTTCCCTGACGCGAGAAAAGTCTCGCGAGAACTCCTCAGGAACGCCTCCGCCCTGCCGATCGGCAACTCGGTGACCTGTATCACCAGCCGCCACGGATGGCGGTAGGCAGCGGAAGGAGACCGCCATGTCAGCCGTACTCGTTGTCGATGACGACGCCGGGGTCAGGGGTTACGTCGGTGACCTCCTGGAGATGAACGGGCACGACGTGCGCTTCGCGATCGACGGTCCGGCGGCCCTCGAGGCCATTCGCACCGAGCGCCCGGACTGCGTCCTGCTCGACGTGATGATGCCCGGCATGAGCGGGCACCAGGTCCTCACCGAGATCCGTCGCACCGACGGTGGCTCGCAGCTCCCCGTGGTCATGGTGACCGCCGCTGCCGGGGACTCCCAGTCGTGGGAGGCCTGGACCGGGGGCGTCGACTTCCTCCTGCCCAAGCCCATCGACTCCGAGCAGCTCCTCCGCGTCCTCGGCTACCTCGCCACCGGGTCGGCCTGTGCCTAGCGTCACCGTGGCGGAGCGTGACCTGTCCGCCACCCCCTTCCCGTCCTCCGACGAGGCGGGACGCCTTCGTGCGCTCGCCCGCTACACGATCCTCGACACCCCTCCCGACGAGGGCTTCGACCAGCTTGCCGACCTGGCTCGCGGGATCGCCGGCACGGACATCGCCGGCATCGCCTTCTTCGGCTCCGACCGGGTGTGGTTCAAGTCCCTGCTCGGTGCCGACCCCGAGGAGCTCTCGGCCGACCAGCTGCTCGGCACGTCAACCGCCGCCCCGACCGGCACCGGTGTACTCGGACGCGCCATCGGGGCCGGCGCCCTGGTGGCGGTGCCGTGCGTCACGAGCGACGGCTACACCCTCGGCTGCCTGTTCGTGGCCGACTCCGACCCCGTCG
Protein-coding regions in this window:
- a CDS encoding putative baseplate assembly protein; the protein is MNGCDGDCGDCTEACGCGAGAPATPERVLNAPGLTAVDYRVARHGSAKAAILRGMSDHELPALAGLGARDDADLTVALADGFAAMVDVITFYTERYVQEHYLRTATERLSVVELSRLIGYRPGPGVAADAWLAFTVDEPVTVPHVPLEPVRVPVGTQVQSVPGQEEAPVTFETVTEIIATAGGNALAPVSTSWPTSLSGRTSVHLAGVGHRVQRGDVLLVVGPQRIASSTSSEWAAPTVAEVSEDPVAGRTRVDLSSALPALPVAGTELHVLRLRAPLFGHNAPDPRLLAIPSDVRDALYDSTTGEWKSFELSLTDLDLDQPYPQVVKGGWALLVQGALQHLAKIDGVTHPSLSAFGVSGKVTRLSLDLDLPAGHKFTRRDGVVLTQSDRVFLTSDPTTTALSGSELQLVGEVPLSAGQPLAVRGQLHGALPGTPEHSEVVLVDDSPDAVQLSAAPDGLPVTTVRLAEPLLRHYDRARTRVNANVAPATEGASVGQVLGSGDARVPGQSFALQHKPLTWLATDAGLEAALEVRVDDVLWARRDTLFGAAPGDRVHVLETADDGTTVVRFGDGAEGARLPTGQANVRVRHRTGLGAGGNVRTGQLTTLLSRPLGIAAVDNPTPGTGGEDPEPRDDARRNAPATVRTLDRVVSLLDAEDFARAQPGVAKVSAGWVPHGPARGLVLTLAGPGGAVVDPSVPTHGRVLKALRDHGDERLVVHLLSHRPVPLEVRLKVLPEPGRLADLVLADVRRLLLAEFAFDTRELGQPTSLGEVVEAVHRAAGVVAVDIDVLRRPDAPGSTTVQPRVPAHRGGLDTAGNGVLGAELLLLSDAGLTVEVMA
- a CDS encoding DUF6519 domain-containing protein; translated protein: MNGDYSRWSHDARKDDAAVLLQQGRLLTDDDWNTAAAVAKRRTQVGTLDVVGRSGVPSETPDGFKVTLAGTSLTIGPGRAYVDGILAENHGGTPQSWQHPLAELAGTGSVAYSSQPHLPQPPPLPTAGRYLVYLKVWRREVTSVDDPSLVEPALGVDTTTRHRTVWQVKTVPVPTGYVPGAPFLTQPWFTSVEAPATSRLTVGTATADTDPDPCLIAPTGGYTGVENQLYRVQVHRPGPAGTATFTWSRDNATVAARVVSVGGALDRVVVDRLGHDRVLSFHEGEWVELLDEARELAGTPGVLRRIKTPGGIDTDTGTIVFESPLVATDFALDSQGRPVAGSNLRVRRWDQGGTLLDEGGNAVVDPALATGSITIPGPGTKLVLEHGITVGFSSDAVGGVFRTGDHWLVPARTADPTGHVATAQPALGVHAHYAGLAVVDGGTVVDVRPVFPPLSGMESLFYVAGDGQEVTPDTLAPAPVPLPVAPRVGVSRGPIPVSGRSVRFTLVGSGSGTVNGGSGPVTVATTADGTAAVQWAVDPFVLQTLEARLLDWGGNAVGLPVRFSARTRLASKVAYQPGACSDLSGVATVQEALDTLCLRGGGSETAECCATVGEGGDYATLEEALRDLAERREGIACVCLLPGEHRWDGSEIDYLRRLDVHGCGATLHLATPLRLHKLEVLELSDLDLVGAEDLSDGLVLVAGCIQVTFHGLRVRTDSPELPVLVHLFECGPTRIRDCAMRASHVKGEEDSDPFTGPVKALLEAARTGSREELDRLVASNRRAAVSRREHAADQLVAFDWLSTSHRPSAETLHRIARLIRDGASAEEFEEVLPEIREMAAGVDAVSGIARAAIALERMRGAVWVVSNDLAGGISTNGVASPDRIEELEERLEELVEKAEDPPSVETGPARLDLHQNRFAWLLDAGSRDDGDRFAWASARIGENVVDSGPVELVAGRVSVSGNDLSGRGKLVGILHANQATATANTASVTGGALILSSQLRDAAANLGLHVRP
- a CDS encoding response regulator: MSAVLVVDDDAGVRGYVGDLLEMNGHDVRFAIDGPAALEAIRTERPDCVLLDVMMPGMSGHQVLTEIRRTDGGSQLPVVMVTAAAGDSQSWEAWTGGVDFLLPKPIDSEQLLRVLGYLATGSACA